AAATAAAGTAAGAAAAGCCGTGATTCCAGCAGCTGGTTTCGGGACTCGGTTGTTTCCAGCAACTAAAGTCGTAAAAAAAGAACTTTTCCCCATTATCGATAAAGATGGCAGGGCAAAACCTGTGATTCTGGCAATTGTTGAAGAAGCTATGAGCGCAGGAATCGAAGAAGTTGGGATTGTGGTGCAACCACCAGACAAAGAAGTTTTTGCAGAGTTTTTTAAAAGTCCACCTAAAAAAGAACTTTTCGACAAACTTTCACCCCAAAATCAAGAATACAGCAAATATCTTCAAGAATTAGGCAGCAGAATCACACTTTTGACGCAGGAAGAACAAGAAGGTTACGGTCATGCTGTTTTTTGTGCTAAAAAGTGGGTGAAAGATGAGCCATTTTTGTTGATGTTAGGTGATCATGTTTACTCATCAGATGCAGAAAAATCCTGTACCAGTCAAGTTCTAGATGTTTACAGACAAGTCAATCAAAGCGTTGTCGGCTTGACAATCATGTCAGGAGAAATTATCCATAAAGCTGGCTGTGTGACAGGAACTTGGCACTTGTTTAACTTCCTTCTTTCACTCACGCAAGTTTATGAAAAACCTTCTATTGATTATGCCCGTCAACATTTGCGTGTAGAAGGAATGGCAGATGATGAGTTTCTCTGTATCTTTGGGTTGTATGTACTGACACCGAAAATATTTGACTTTTTGGAAGAACATATTCATCAAAATTTTCGAGAACGAGGAGAATTTCAGTTAACGTCTTGTCTGGATAGAGTGCGTCAACAAGAGGGAATGACAGGATATGTTGTCAAAGGAAAGTGCTTTGACACGGGATTACCAGATGCGTATCGCCAGACAATAATTGATTTTAGAATTTAGATATTTGGCGATTCGCCTACTTTAGGCGAAACACCAGTGATATCAAGTTCGCCTAATTAGTTACGATAAAACGACCTCACCCCCAGCCCCTCTGGGCGAGTTCACCAGAGGGGTGCCGGATAGCGTAGCGTGCCGTTAGGCATAGGGCGGGGTGAGGTTCTTCGTTTTTTATAACTGTTCATCCGAACTTGATATGATGAAACTTACAACAAAAAGTCCTCAGTAACCACAAGATTGTTGAAACTGACTTCAACCTTAAATTGTTTGCCTAGGGCTTCACTAAATTCTAACTGAATGACTTTATCAGCTTCCCTTGCAGTGACTTCCTCACTTTCTGACTCAGATGTGTTGGGATTAAGAGTCACTCTCAGCTTCAAACCAGGCGGTAGATATTCCTCATTGTGATGTTTTTGATAGCAATGAATAACCTGTACAAGCACATCAACTTCATTATTTTCCAACCGTTTTAGATTGACAACTAAAGCTAAAGTTTGACCATTTAGTAGTAGTCCAAAATCTAATTTTTTCGCCCCAGAATAATGTTCATTTATTGAGTGACTTCTTGCATAACCCCAAACATAGTTATTATCAAGCGTTTTCAGAATATTTTTGGTAGATTGCCAACCCTCTTCAAAAACTTCAAGCCACCAATTGGTTAGGTTAACTAGTGTTTGAGTAG
This portion of the Brasilonema sennae CENA114 genome encodes:
- a CDS encoding UTP--glucose-1-phosphate uridylyltransferase → MQQNKVRKAVIPAAGFGTRLFPATKVVKKELFPIIDKDGRAKPVILAIVEEAMSAGIEEVGIVVQPPDKEVFAEFFKSPPKKELFDKLSPQNQEYSKYLQELGSRITLLTQEEQEGYGHAVFCAKKWVKDEPFLLMLGDHVYSSDAEKSCTSQVLDVYRQVNQSVVGLTIMSGEIIHKAGCVTGTWHLFNFLLSLTQVYEKPSIDYARQHLRVEGMADDEFLCIFGLYVLTPKIFDFLEEHIHQNFRERGEFQLTSCLDRVRQQEGMTGYVVKGKCFDTGLPDAYRQTIIDFRI